Genomic window (Chloroflexaceae bacterium):
TCTCCCCGGCGCCGGAGCGAGCCGTGGTCGCTCCGCCCGGCGCGTTGCCTTCACATCCGAGGCCCGGCGCGTTGCCGCCGCGCCCGGCGCCGGCGGCGTTCGGCGCGGCGCCGGAGGATGCGCCCGCGCCGTCGCGCCGGGCCGCCGCGGAGACGCTACTCGTGCCGCCGGAAGGACCAGCGGGGCCCCTTTCCGCGCCAGAGGTAGCGCCGGTCCCCGCTGCCTCCGGCGCCGGCGCGGCGAGACTCGACGCTGCCCCACCGGCCGCGCCGCTGGCGCCGGTGATCGAGATCCGCATCGGGCGGGTGGAGGTGCGCGCCATTCAGGCGCCCGCGCCGCCCCAACCCCGCCCCGCGACCCCGCCCGCGCCGCAACTGTCGCTCGAAGAGTATCTGCGCCGGCAAAACGGGGGGCAGCGATGAGCAATTTCCTGGCCATTGCCACCGTCACCGCCACCCTGCGGCAGATGCTCGAAGATGCCGTCAGCCGCGACGTGTCGGGCGCGACCGCCACCGCGGTGCGGCCCAACGCCCCGGGCAATCAACTGCCCAATCCAGGGGTCAATCTGTTTCTCTACCACGTGACGCCCAATGTCGCCTGGCGCAACGCCGATGCCTGGACGCGCGACGCCGATGGCGGGCTGGTGCAGCGCCCTCGCGCCGCCGTCGATCTGCACTACCTGCTGTCGTTTTACGGCAACGACGCCGACCTGGAACCGCAACGGGCGCTGGGCAGTTCCCTCCGTGCCCTCGCCGAGCGACCGCTGCTCCCGCGGGGGGCCATTCGCGAGGTCATCGCCGCAACCCCCGCCCTCGCCGCCTCGAACCTCGACTCCGAGGTCGAGTCGGTGAAGTTGACGCAGACCCCGCTCTCGCTCGAAGAACTGTCGAAGCTCTGGTCAGTATTTTTCCAGACGCCCTATGTGCTCTCGGTGGCCCTCCAGGCCGGGGTGGTGCTGATCGAAAGCCGGGGCGCGCCGCGGGCGACCCTGCCGGTGCGCGAGCGCAACCTGTATGTCGTGACCCTGCGGCAGCCGGTTGTCGAGTGCGTCGAGGCAAGCGCCGGCGCCGGGCAACCGGTGCTGGCCGGGGCCGCGATTCGTATCGTGGGGCGCGACCTGCGCGGCGAGATCACCCGAGTACGGATCGGCCAGGCCCTGGTGACACCGCCGGCGAACCAGGTCGGCGACACGGCCATCGAGGTGACGCTCCCCGCCGGGCTGCGCGCGGGGGTGCAGAGCGTACAGGTCGAGCATCCGCGGCTGATAGGTACGCCGCCGGCTCTCCACGGCAGCGTCGAGTCGAACGTGGCGGCCTTCGTCCTGCAGCCGGCGGCCAGTTTCGCCGTGACCAACGTGACGCCGGTGGTCGTAGACGGGGCGACCCTGCACTCGGCCACCGTCACGGCCACGCTTGACCCTGCGGTGGGGCGGACGCAGCGGGTGAAGCTGTTGTTGTACGAGTTCAACGCGCCCGATGATCGTCCCGCCCGGGCCTATGTCTTCGACGCGCCGCCGGACAATGGCATCACCGCACCGGCGCAACAGGAGACCACCACGGTGGCCTTCGGCGTCGAGCGGGTGGTTCCGGGGGCCTACCTGGCCCGCGTGCAGGTGGACGGGGCCGAAAGCCCGCTCGCGGTTGACGGCAGCGGGCGCTTCGCCGGGCCACAGGTGACGATCTGATTTTGGATTTGGGATTGGGGATTTTGGATTGGCTGGGAGCAAGCCGGTGGGCCCATCCGCCTCCCGGAGTGAAAGTTACTGGGGAGTGGCGCGTGGCGGAAAAGGAACCGGATGACCTGGTTTTGCGAACGGACCCGCGCGGAGGGGAACCAACCCTGATGGCAACCCACCAGCAACTTCTTCCTGAACCGTCGGTGACGCCCCACGGCTCCCCGGAGCGGGAGGGCGCGCGCGACTGGCACACGGCCAACCAGGGCTACCTGCGGGCCGCGCTCAACCTGGCGCGCGCCGCGCTCATCGGGCCGGCGGAGAGCGAGGCGCTGGTTCAGGCGCGCGACGAACTCCGACGGGCCGCCGCGTCGCTGCCCGCGCCCGCCGCCCTCGAAACCCTCTGCGCCGGTTTTGGCCTCTCGGCCTTCGAGCGCGACCTGCTGCTCCTCTGCGCCGGGGTGGAACTGGACGCCGGCTTCGGCCCGCTGCTGGCCGAAGCGCAGGCCGACCCGGGGCGGCCCTACCCCACCTTCGGCCTGGCGCTGGCGGCGCTGCCCGGAGCCCACTGGAGCGCCCTCGCGCCCGAGGCGCCCCTGCGCCGCTGGCGGCTGATCGAGGTTGGCGCCGGCCCGGCGCTGGTGGCCGGCCCGCTGCGGATCGATGAGCGTGTGCTCCACTTTCTGCTGGGGGTCAACTACCTCGACGAGCGGCTGCGCGGCATAGTCGAGCCCGCGCTGCCCGCCGCGCCGCTGGCGCCCTCGCACGCCGCCCTTGCCGAGCGCATCGCCGGGCTGTGGGCGCAACCCCGGGCGGGAGGCTCGCTGCCCGTGGTGCAACTCTGGGGCGCGGAGGGCGCCGAACGCCAGGCGATCGCCGCGGTGGTCTGCCAGCGCCTCGGCTGGGACCTGTTCGCCATCGGCGCGCAGCATTTGCCGACCGATCCCCGCGAACTTGAGGCCCTTACGCGCCTGTGGGAGCGCGAGGCGCTGCTGAGCCGCGCGGCGTTGCTGATCGACTGCGACGACCTCGACCCCGCCGACGCGCCCCGCGCATGGGCCGTCGCCCGCTTTAGCGAGGGCCTGGACGGACCCCTCATCCTCGCCGGCCGCGAGCGGCGCCCGTTGCGCCGGCGCCCGTCCCGGGGCTTCGAGGTCCCCCGACCCGGCCTCGACGAGCGGCGGGCCCTCTGGCAGGGTGCGCTGGGCGCGCACGCGGAGCGCCTGAACGGGCAGATCGAGCGCCTGGCCGCCCAGTTCAGCCTGGGCGCGACGGCCATCGGCGCGGTCGCCGCTGAAGTGGCCGCCGCGGCGGACGGCCATGAAGCGGGCGAGTCCCTGTGGCAGGCCTGCCGCGCGCGAGCGCGCCCCCGGCTGGACGATCTGGCGCGGCGCATCGAAACCCGGGCATGCTGGGACGACCTGGTGCTGCCCGAGGCCCAGTTGCGGACCCTGCGCGACCTGACCGCCCAGGTGCGCCAGCGAGCCAAGGTCCACGAGGAGTGGGGCTTCGCGGCGAAGAGCAGCCGCGGGTTGGGCATCAGCGCGCTGTTTGCCGGCGCCAGCGGCACGGGCAAGACCCTGGCCGCCGAGGTGATCGCCGGCGCGCTGCAACTTGACCTGTACCACATCGACCTGAGCCAGGTGGTCAGCAAGTACATCGGCGAAACCGAGAAGAACCTGCGGCGGGTCTTCGACGCCGCGGAGGACGGCGCCGCTGTGCTACTCTTCGACGAGGCCGACGCCCTCTTCGGCAAGCGCAGCGAGGTGAAGGACAGCCACGATCGCTACGCCAACATCGAGGTCAGTTACCTGCTCCAGCGTATGGAGCAGTACCGTGGATTGGCGATCCTGACCACGAATATGAAAGACGCGCTGGACACGGCCTTTCTGCGCCGCATCCGCTTCATCGTCGCCTTCCCCTTCCCGGACGCGGACCAGCGGGCGGCGATCTGGCGGCGGGTGTTCCCGCCGGCTACACCCACCGAAGGGCTGGACATCGCCCGGCTGGCGCGGCTGAACGTAGCGGGCGGCAACATCCGCAACATCGCCCTCAACGCCGCCTTCCTGGCCGCCGACGCGGGCGAGCCGGTGCGCATGGCCCACCTGCTGCGCGCGGCCCAGATCGAGTACGCCAAGCTGGAGAAGCCGCTACCGGCCAGCGAGGTAGGGGATTGGGTGTAGACGGGAAACCGGGTTGCCCTGCACCCCCGCCCGATGGGGGACCGTTGTAGCGCAACCCTCCGCGGGTTGCGCTGGGGAAAAACAGGGTTGCCCCGCGCCCCTGCCGGCGGGGAGAGGCGGGGAGGGCGCAGCCCTCCCAGAACATGGTTCGGATTACCCGGTTATCCGCATAGACGCCAGAGGCTAACCCGATGCGCATTCGACTGGAGATCGACACCCTGATCCTGGAAGGCTTCCCGGCCCACGAGCGCCGGCGCATCGCCGCGGCGGTGGAAGCCGAACTGGCGCGGCGCCTGGCCGATTGGCGTCCGTCCGCTGACCTGAGCAGCGTTTCGCTCCCCCGGCTGGATGGCGGAGCATTCGACGTGGCGCCCGGCGCGTCGCCGGAACAGATTGGCGCGCGGGTGGCCGAGGCGATCTACGGAGGTCTGACGCGATGAAGAGCCAGTTGCAGCGCCAGCCGGCCACGAAACCAGCGGCGGAACCCGCTCCGCGTTCGCTGCTCCAGCGCAAGTGCGCCTGTGGCGGCACACCCGGCTTCGATGGCGAGTGCGCAACGTGCCGGGCAAAGCGGCTCCAGCGCCGGGCGACCGAAGGCGCCGGGCCGTCCGGCGTGCCGCCCATCGTTCACGAGGTGCTGCGCTCGCCGGGCCAGCCGCTCGACGCGGAGACGCGGTCCTTCATGGAGCCGCGCTTCGGCCACGACTTCAGCCGGGTGCGCGTGCATACCGGCGCGCGGGCGGCCGAGTCGGCGCGGGCCGTGAACGCGCTGGCGTACACCGTGGGGCGCGATGTGGTCTTCGGGGAGGGGCAGTACGCGCCGGGCACCGGCGCGGGGCGACGCCTGCTGGCGCATGAGTTGACCCACGTGATCCAACAGGGCCATCGAACGAGCGGGCTAACGAAGGTGAGCGAGCCAGGCGAACCAGTTGAACGAGAAGCAGACCGGACGGCTGAGGAAGCGTTGCGTACCGCGCAACCTGGTATCCAACCGGTGACATCAGGCAGAACTGACACTATTTGGCGCACACGCTCTACTAGATCAACCAGTTGTCCGGCAAATACAAATTCCGCTCCGGTTGACCCCGCCGCCGTGCTCGATGGCGACGATGGGCGCGCCCGTGAGATCGCGACTACAGTCGCCGATCTCACGGGGGCTAAGCCTCCTGCCCCTGACACGGTTGATATCTACCGGGCGCGTTTCGGCTCTCCGCCAGCAGTGAGAACAGGCTTTCTTAACCGACTGACAGGCCAGGTGCGTCAGTCAGAGGACGTAGCTGTCAGCGAAGAGTTGAACATACTTTCGCGACGCTTCCGGCTAGTCGCGCGCTTTTTCAGCCAGTCGATCGCCTATCGCTGCATCGGCGGCGCGAGTAGCTTCGGCGGCTGCTCTCCGCCGACCTGTGAAAATATGTTCGCTTGGTCGTGTCGCGGCATCGGCGCGATTTTCCTGTGTCCCAGTTATTGGGATCATACAGCCAATACCGACGAGCGAGCAGCGGTGCTGGTTCACGAGGCTTTTCACGTCAATTTCGGCGTTTCGAATCCGCGGCAAGTCGGCGAAGTCGGCGATGAGACGCTGCGCGGTCCAGGCCGCAACTTCGTTGTGGCCGATTGCTACTCGGGTTTCGCCGCCGATCTGGTGGGCATTAAGAACCCCGCTGATTCGTGTCCGGCAGCACCCTGATAGGATCGGCCTTGCGTGAATTCGGATTGTTGGAGTAACGCAATGTCAACCACGCCCGGACGCGCCGCGCCTCATCTGAAAATCTGCAATCTGTAATCACACCAGGTGCACTATATTCAGGAGAGTGAGCATTCCTATGCCTCCATCCCCCCTCCTCCAGAAAGGCGCCATTATCGGGTTGGACCCGTTCAACCCCGTCGCCAGCGTGATCGTCTTTCAGTACAACCCGGAGACGCTGACGCGCACCGTTACCGCGCAGAGCGCCGGCGGCGAGCAGCGCGGCGATCGGGGCGAGGCGCTGCGCCTCAAGGGGCCGCCCCAGGAGCAGATCCGCCTGGAGGTGGAG
Coding sequences:
- a CDS encoding DUF4255 domain-containing protein; its protein translation is MSNFLAIATVTATLRQMLEDAVSRDVSGATATAVRPNAPGNQLPNPGVNLFLYHVTPNVAWRNADAWTRDADGGLVQRPRAAVDLHYLLSFYGNDADLEPQRALGSSLRALAERPLLPRGAIREVIAATPALAASNLDSEVESVKLTQTPLSLEELSKLWSVFFQTPYVLSVALQAGVVLIESRGAPRATLPVRERNLYVVTLRQPVVECVEASAGAGQPVLAGAAIRIVGRDLRGEITRVRIGQALVTPPANQVGDTAIEVTLPAGLRAGVQSVQVEHPRLIGTPPALHGSVESNVAAFVLQPAASFAVTNVTPVVVDGATLHSATVTATLDPAVGRTQRVKLLLYEFNAPDDRPARAYVFDAPPDNGITAPAQQETTTVAFGVERVVPGAYLARVQVDGAESPLAVDGSGRFAGPQVTI
- a CDS encoding ATP-binding protein; translation: MATHQQLLPEPSVTPHGSPEREGARDWHTANQGYLRAALNLARAALIGPAESEALVQARDELRRAAASLPAPAALETLCAGFGLSAFERDLLLLCAGVELDAGFGPLLAEAQADPGRPYPTFGLALAALPGAHWSALAPEAPLRRWRLIEVGAGPALVAGPLRIDERVLHFLLGVNYLDERLRGIVEPALPAAPLAPSHAALAERIAGLWAQPRAGGSLPVVQLWGAEGAERQAIAAVVCQRLGWDLFAIGAQHLPTDPRELEALTRLWEREALLSRAALLIDCDDLDPADAPRAWAVARFSEGLDGPLILAGRERRPLRRRPSRGFEVPRPGLDERRALWQGALGAHAERLNGQIERLAAQFSLGATAIGAVAAEVAAAADGHEAGESLWQACRARARPRLDDLARRIETRACWDDLVLPEAQLRTLRDLTAQVRQRAKVHEEWGFAAKSSRGLGISALFAGASGTGKTLAAEVIAGALQLDLYHIDLSQVVSKYIGETEKNLRRVFDAAEDGAAVLLFDEADALFGKRSEVKDSHDRYANIEVSYLLQRMEQYRGLAILTTNMKDALDTAFLRRIRFIVAFPFPDADQRAAIWRRVFPPATPTEGLDIARLARLNVAGGNIRNIALNAAFLAADAGEPVRMAHLLRAAQIEYAKLEKPLPASEVGDWV
- a CDS encoding DUF4157 domain-containing protein, with the translated sequence MKSQLQRQPATKPAAEPAPRSLLQRKCACGGTPGFDGECATCRAKRLQRRATEGAGPSGVPPIVHEVLRSPGQPLDAETRSFMEPRFGHDFSRVRVHTGARAAESARAVNALAYTVGRDVVFGEGQYAPGTGAGRRLLAHELTHVIQQGHRTSGLTKVSEPGEPVEREADRTAEEALRTAQPGIQPVTSGRTDTIWRTRSTRSTSCPANTNSAPVDPAAVLDGDDGRAREIATTVADLTGAKPPAPDTVDIYRARFGSPPAVRTGFLNRLTGQVRQSEDVAVSEELNILSRRFRLVARFFSQSIAYRCIGGASSFGGCSPPTCENMFAWSCRGIGAIFLCPSYWDHTANTDERAAVLVHEAFHVNFGVSNPRQVGEVGDETLRGPGRNFVVADCYSGFAADLVGIKNPADSCPAAP